In a single window of the Elaeis guineensis isolate ETL-2024a chromosome 6, EG11, whole genome shotgun sequence genome:
- the LOC105046603 gene encoding peptidyl-prolyl cis-trans isomerase FKBP42 isoform X4 — MVQMMMITSSLRVLQLCVMNLSEMTKVPRKLTMRWRSFTRKSRSKSLRRVMVKSQQNLRHSFLMHCRACVENSSHKFEDGWSSDRLNLSWEKKKTEMTGLSIGVASMKNGERALLHVGWELGYRKEASFSFPNVPPMADPLYEVGLIGYDEPKKGKPKVT, encoded by the exons ATG GTccaaatgatgatgatcacatCATCACTGAGAGTGCTGCAGTTGTGCGTGATGAACCTCTCCGAGATGACAAAGGTCCCCCGAAAGTTGACCATGAGGTGGAGGTCCTTCACAAGAAAGTCAAGAAGCAAGTCATTAAGGAGGGTCATGGTCAAAAGCCAGCAAAATTTGCGACATTCTTTTCTAA TGCACTGTAGGGCATGTGTTGAAAACTCTTCACACAAATTTGAAGATGGCTGGAGCAGCGACCGGTTGAACTTATCTTGGGAAAAG AAAAAAACAGAAATGACGGGGTTGAGCATTGGTGTTGCAAGCATGAAGAATGGAGAGCGTGCCCTGTTGCATGTGGGTTGGGAACTAGGCTACAGAAAAGAAGCAAGCTTTTCATTCCCAAATGTGCCCCCTATGGCAGACCCTTTGTACGAAGTTGGGCTTATTGGTTACGATGAGCCAAAGAA GGGAAAGCCCAAAGTGACATGA
- the LOC105046603 gene encoding uncharacterized protein isoform X1 — protein MVCISFIFIKKKSNSRGDRQTKMKVERVLEKPGEREMGRIRGTFFPIKEERYFFPRLLLSFLPHLGLGLPLRRKPSRWFLVSRPELAKQGLAQKWRRRIRTIDPMVQMMMITSSLRVLQLCVMNLSEMTKVPRKLTMRWRSFTRKSRSKSLRRVMVKSQQNLRHSFLMHCRACVENSSHKFEDGWSSDRLNLSWEKKKTEMTGLSIGVASMKNGERALLHVGWELGYRKEASFSFPNVPPMADPLYEVGLIGYDEPKKGKPKVT, from the exons ATGGTATGCATTTCATTTATCTTTATAAAAAAGAAATCAAACTCCAGAGGAGATCGCCAGACGAAGATGAAGGTTGAACGAGTTTTGGAAAAACCGGGGGAGAGAGAGATGGGTCGAATAAGAGGAACCTTCTTCCCAATAAAAGAAGAGAGGTACTTTTTTCCTcgccttcttctctctttccttccccaTCTCGGTCTCGGTCTCCCCCTGAGAAGAAAACCATCCCGGTGGTTCCTGGTCTCCCGCCCCGAGTTAGCCAA GCAGGGCCTCGCTCAGAAATGGAGGAGGAGGATCCGCACGATCGATCCAATG GTccaaatgatgatgatcacatCATCACTGAGAGTGCTGCAGTTGTGCGTGATGAACCTCTCCGAGATGACAAAGGTCCCCCGAAAGTTGACCATGAGGTGGAGGTCCTTCACAAGAAAGTCAAGAAGCAAGTCATTAAGGAGGGTCATGGTCAAAAGCCAGCAAAATTTGCGACATTCTTTTCTAA TGCACTGTAGGGCATGTGTTGAAAACTCTTCACACAAATTTGAAGATGGCTGGAGCAGCGACCGGTTGAACTTATCTTGGGAAAAG AAAAAAACAGAAATGACGGGGTTGAGCATTGGTGTTGCAAGCATGAAGAATGGAGAGCGTGCCCTGTTGCATGTGGGTTGGGAACTAGGCTACAGAAAAGAAGCAAGCTTTTCATTCCCAAATGTGCCCCCTATGGCAGACCCTTTGTACGAAGTTGGGCTTATTGGTTACGATGAGCCAAAGAA GGGAAAGCCCAAAGTGACATGA
- the LOC105046603 gene encoding uncharacterized protein isoform X2 — translation MVCISFIFIKKKSNSRGDRQTKMKVERVLEKPGEREMGRIRGTFFPIKEERQGLAQKWRRRIRTIDPMVQMMMITSSLRVLQLCVMNLSEMTKVPRKLTMRWRSFTRKSRSKSLRRVMVKSQQNLRHSFLMHCRACVENSSHKFEDGWSSDRLNLSWEKKKTEMTGLSIGVASMKNGERALLHVGWELGYRKEASFSFPNVPPMADPLYEVGLIGYDEPKKGKPKVT, via the exons ATGGTATGCATTTCATTTATCTTTATAAAAAAGAAATCAAACTCCAGAGGAGATCGCCAGACGAAGATGAAGGTTGAACGAGTTTTGGAAAAACCGGGGGAGAGAGAGATGGGTCGAATAAGAGGAACCTTCTTCCCAATAAAAGAAGAGAG GCAGGGCCTCGCTCAGAAATGGAGGAGGAGGATCCGCACGATCGATCCAATG GTccaaatgatgatgatcacatCATCACTGAGAGTGCTGCAGTTGTGCGTGATGAACCTCTCCGAGATGACAAAGGTCCCCCGAAAGTTGACCATGAGGTGGAGGTCCTTCACAAGAAAGTCAAGAAGCAAGTCATTAAGGAGGGTCATGGTCAAAAGCCAGCAAAATTTGCGACATTCTTTTCTAA TGCACTGTAGGGCATGTGTTGAAAACTCTTCACACAAATTTGAAGATGGCTGGAGCAGCGACCGGTTGAACTTATCTTGGGAAAAG AAAAAAACAGAAATGACGGGGTTGAGCATTGGTGTTGCAAGCATGAAGAATGGAGAGCGTGCCCTGTTGCATGTGGGTTGGGAACTAGGCTACAGAAAAGAAGCAAGCTTTTCATTCCCAAATGTGCCCCCTATGGCAGACCCTTTGTACGAAGTTGGGCTTATTGGTTACGATGAGCCAAAGAA GGGAAAGCCCAAAGTGACATGA
- the LOC105046514 gene encoding leucine-rich repeat receptor-like tyrosine-protein kinase PXC3 has translation MASLCCCFVLLVVSLLCGSRPRPAAGQLQDLPTMVALQRELMVVDWDPNSPSTYCSWRGVTCAGSNQTVVALDLPRLGLRGNISLISELLSLKRLDLSSNSFHGSIPSSFGNLALLEFLDLSMNKFENWIPSSLGRIRNLKSLNLSNNLLSGEIPDEFKYLERLQELQISGNNLSGSIPDWVGSLTDLRVFSAYENSLVGVIPNNLGSVSQLEVLNLHSNLLEGVIPESIFMSGKLQVLVLTVNRLNGSLPASVGNCQGLSSLRIGNNRLVGSIPVSIGNVSSLTYFEADNNHLSGEIVPEFAQCSNLTLLNLASNSFTGTIPEKLGELKNLQEFIVSDNILTGEFPKSILRCRNLSKLDLSFNRFKGSLPEDLCDMSRLQFLLLDHNSISGEIPRGIGNCIRLLELHMGSNYLTGKIPPEIGKIKNLQIALNLSFNHFRGPLPQELGRLDKLVSLDVSNNQLSGDIPSELKGMLSLIEVNFSNNHLSGQIPIFGPFQKSPRSSFSGNKDLCGDPLDFNCGDYFSSVDDSDDHKVSYKIILAVVGSGLTVFTTVSVVVSLFMLRERQEMDAKGTMVAGEVVVTPPQITAGNVFIDSLKQAIDFDCAVKATLKDSNKLSNATFSTTYKVVMPSGLVLSVKKLKSVDRTVVHHQNKMIRELERLGNLCHANLMRPIGYVIYEDVALLLHHHMPNGTLAQLLHNTTGTELEPDWPRRLSIAIGVAEGLAYLHHTAIIHLDISSGNIFLDANSSALIGEIEISKLLDPSKGTASISAVAGSFGYIPPEYAYTMQVTVPGNVYSFGVVLLEILTSRLPVDEAFGEGIDLVKWVHNASGRGEAPEQIMDARLSTVSFAWRKQMLAVLKVAMLCTENTPAKRPKMKKAVEMLLEAKEN, from the exons ATGGCTTCCCTTTGCTGCTGCTTTGTTCTTCTTGTGGTTAGTCTTCTATGTGGAAGCCGGCCCCGGCCGGCCGCCGGCCAGCTCCAGGATCTCCCCACCATGGTGGCTCTCCAGAGAGAGCTGATGGTGGTGGATTGGGACCCCAACAGCCCAAGCACCTACTGCTCCTGGCGCGGCGTCACCTGCGCTGGCTCGAACCAGACCGTGGTGGCGCTCGACCTCCCTCGCCTCGGCCTCCGAGGTAACATCTCCCTCATCTCCGAGCTCTTGTCGCTGAAGCGGTTGGATCTTTCCAGCAATTCCTTTCATGGATCCATTCCTTCTTCTTTTGGAAACTTAGCTCTGCTCGAGTTCCTTGATTTGTCCATGAACAAGTTTGAGAATTGGATTCCCTCTTCTTTAGGCCGTATCAGaaacctcaaatcattaaatctttCTAACAACTTGCTCTCGGGTGAAATACCTGATGAGTTCAAGTATTTAGAGAGGCTGCAGGAGCTCCAGATCTCTGGGAACAATCTTAGTGGTTCCATTCCTGATTGGGTTGGCAGCCTAACTGATCTGAGGGTCTTTTCGGCTTATGAGAATAGTTTGGTTGGTGTGATTCCCAACAATCTGGGCTCTGTTTCTCAGCTGGAGGTGCTGAACCTCCACTCCAACCTGCTCGAAGGAGTGATTCCTGAGAGCATTTTTATGTCAGGGAAGCTGCAAGTTTTGGTGCTGACTGTGAACAGATTGAATGGTAGCCTTCCGGCATCGGTAGGGAACTGTCAAGGCCTATCGAGTCTTCGAATCGGAAATAATAGGCTTGTTGGAAGCATTCCTGTATCAATTGGCAATGTTAGTAGTCTTACATACTTTGAGGCAGACAACAATCACCTCTCTGGAGAGATTGTTCCAGAGTTTGCGCAGTGCTCCAACCTCACACTTCTGAATTTAGCCTCCAATAGCTTCACAGGGACCATACCTGAGAAACTAGGAGAGCTGAAGAACCTCCAAGAGTTCATTGTCTCGGATAACATTCTCACCGGTGAGTTCCCCAAGTCCATCCTCAGGTGCAGGAACCTTAGCAAGCTTGATCTGAGCTTTAACCGATTCAAAGGAAGCCTACCGGAAGACCTCTGCGACATGTCAAGGTTGCAATTCCTACTTCTGGATCATAACTCTATCAGTGGGGAGATACCTCGGGGAATTGGCAACTGCATAAGGCTGCTCGAGCTGCATATGGGCAGTAACTACCTGACTGGTAAGATCCCACCTGAGATTGGCAAGATTAAGAACTTGCAGATAGCTCTAAATCTTAGCTTCAATCATTTCAGAGGGCCATTGCCTCAGGAGCTGGGAAGGCTTGACAAGCTGGTTTCCTTGGATGTCTCCAACAATCAACTGTCTGGAGACATTCCATCTGAACTCAAAGGCATGCTTAGTTTGATAGAAGTTAATTTCTCAAACAATCATCTCTCTGGGCAGATACCAATCTTTGGTCCATTTCAGAAGAGCCCTCGTTCAAGTTTTTCAGGAAATAAGGACCTATGtggtgatccattggattttaaTTGCGGGGACTATTTCAGTTCGGTTGATGATTCCGATGACCACAAGGTGTCCTACAAAATCATATTAGCTGTTGTTGGATCTGGTTTGACTGTTTTCACTACGGTATCGGTTGTTGTCAGCTTGTTCATGCTGAGGGAGAGACAAGAGATGGATGCCAAGGGTACCATGGTTGCAGGGGAAGTAGTTGTGACTCCTCCACAAATAACTGCTGGGAATGTCTTTATCGATAGCTTGAAGCAAGCCATTGATTTCGACTGTGCTGTCAAAGCGACCTTGAAGGATTCAAATAAACTGAGCAATGCGACATTTAGTACCACCTATAAGGTAGTTATGCCATCAGGACTTGTTCTTTCGGTAAAGAAGTTGAAATCTGTCGATAGAACAGTTGTTCACCACCAGAATAAAATGATAAGAGAGCTCGAAAGGCTTGGAAATCTTTGCCATGCCAATCTGATGAGGCCTATTGGTTATGTGATCTACGAGGATGTCGCTCTTTTGCTTCACCATCACATGCCTAATGGAACTCTGGCACAACTTCTTCACAACACCACCGGCACTGAATTGGAGCCTGATTGGCCAAGAAGGCTGTCCATTGCTATCGGAGTTGCCGAAGGATTAGCTTACCTTCACCACACTGCCATTATCCATTTGGATATATCATCTGGTAACATTTTTCTTGATGCCAATTCCAGTGCTCTGATTGGGGAGATAGAGATATCCAAGCTCTTGGATCCATCTAAAGGAACTGCAAGTATCAGTGCGGTGGCTGGCTCCTTTGGTTATATTCCTCCAg AATATGCGTACACAATGCAAGTCACAGTGCCAGGGAACGTTTATAGCTTTGGAGTAGTGTTACTTGAGATCCTAACATCGCGATTACCAGTTGATGAGGCCTTTGGAGAAGGGATAGATCTGGTGAAATGGGTCCATAATGCATCAGGAAGGGGTGAGGCCCCAGAACAGATCATGGATGCAAGGCTAAGTACTGTCTCATTTGCTTGGAGGAAACAAATGCTAGCAGTTTTGAAGGTTGCAATGCTCTGCACTGAGAATACGCCAGCGAAGCGGCCGAAGATGAAGAAAGCCGTGGAGATGCTTCTTGAAGCCAAAGAAAATTAA